The region GAGATATTTCGGCTCCTTCGCAACTGGGTAGACTTCGCTCGCCGCGGATAGGCGGAAAAGCCAAGCTGCACGGTTGCGAGAATTTCCGCAGATGGCATGCAATCCGCCTACTTCGTTAGCTCCTTAGAACGGGTCTTTGCCTGAAGGAAGTATTGGTGAGGTGACGCGACTGACTCCCAAGCGGCGGGCGATATCAGCTACTGAGATGTCCCGGTCGCGAGCATGGTTTTTGCCACTCTCTTATGATCTGAGTGAGCTCGGGTTTTCGTCCACCTTTGCGACCGCGGGCGGCCTTCAGCCCCTCGATAGTTCTCCGGAGAGCGTTCCCGAATAGCTCCGGAATAGGTCGGAGGACGGTGACGGCCTCAAGGCGCGCGATCGGTAAGCGCGTCGGCTCCCTCCTGTTCGGCGCAATGCGCACAGCAGTAAATGATGTCGCCCTGCTCGACACCATGCCCGATGATCCGGACGCCGCAATGCGGGCATGTCGGAGCAAGTTTCTGGATCGCGCACTCGAAACTATCGAAAGTGTAGGTTGCATCCCCCAAATTCACCCGGAAAGCCTTATCATAGTCGTTGCCGCACTGGTCGCATCTGGCCATGGTTGTATTCCTCCTGTTCAGTCCCACCAACCTCGCAAGCAGCGCAAGGTTCCGGCTCAAGTCTCGCGCTCGATCATGCGGACGACTTCCTCGATGCTGCGGGATTGGATGCCCAGTTCTTCCAGGCCCGGCAGATCGTTTGCCGCGACATTGTCACGACGCATGAGATCGACTTGGTTGCGCGTCAAGGACACGGCGGGAAGAAACTCCGCAGCAGTCGCCAATATGCTCCATGCCGCGAATGGCATGGGCACCAGCCTGATTCGCACTTTGAGTTGCGTGGCGATCTCCCGGACGAGTTCCCGATACGAATAAATGCGCGGACCGGCGCACTCGAAGATCGAAGCATCCGTGGAATTCTGCCCCGAGGCCAAGCGGCTCACGGCTTCCGCCACGTCCTCGACATAGACCGGTTGCAGCCGAGTGCCGCCGTTGCCGAACAGCGGATAGATCGGGAGGAGGCGTACCAGCCTCGCGATCGTGGTGATGAACGCGTCGTCGGGTCCCGCCATGACAGCGGGACGGACGATCACCGCGCCTGGAAACGCCGCCTTCACCACCTCCTCGCCGCGGCCGCGGGCGCGGATGTAATTCGAACGGGACTTCGGATCCGATCCAATGCCCGAAATCTGGATGAACCTCTCGACGCCTGCATCCCGCGAAGCGGTCGCCAGATCGGCTGCCGCTTCTACATGGACACGCTCGAAGGTCTGCTCACCGCGCTCGACATAAAGGCTGACCGCATTCACAACCGCGCGAGATCCACCTACGGCAGCGGCGATCGAGGATGGATCCAGTATGTCCGCCGCGATCCGCTGAGTTGGCCTCTCACCGGACGCGTTGTCCAACTTATTCTTGTGCGGATGACGCGAGACCGCACGTACATCGCCAGCCTTGTCCAGAAGCCCGCTCACGATCCGCCGTCCAAGGAAGCCCGTTCCGCCGAACACCGTCACAATGTTCTCGTCGGCAAAATCAGTTCGACCAGATTGGTTAGTCATCGTGCTTTCTAAGGCCCTCCTGACCTGGCGACGCGTCGTCGGTCGCGTTCTCCGCGTCGGAATACCCGCATCAGGCGCTTGATCCGCTCGGCGCGATGAGGGTTTCTGGTTCCGCGAGTCCTTGCTGGCTGCCGAACTTATACGGCAGCATTCCTTCCACGGCCGATCGAAGGCAAGGCATTCGAGGGGCAGATTCGAAGAAAACGTTTCCAATGGGCATCCGTTCCCTCAGCTAGTATCTGTGATCGGGGCTCGGCAACTGAAGGGAGGTTGCCATGAAAGTTAGCAACTGCATGACAATAGATGCCCAGATCGAGCATACTATTTGTGAGGCCGCGCAGATCATGGCCAGTCTCGACGCCGGCGTCATGCCTGTGGGCGACGGCGACCGGTTGGTCGGAATGCTTAGCGATCGCGACATCGCGATCCGCGGTATTGCCTTAGGTAGGGACCTGACGCGAAGGTCCGTGACCTGCTCTCTCGTTGGTGCGACCCGACGAGTGCTCTTATCCCAAGCGGCACTTGCTTCGAAAGCACCGCAGAGTGCCGTGCTCCACAGCCTCCTCACTGACCTCGAAAGGCAATTGGTAGCTGCGCTTCCCCTTTCTGGTTGGGTACGCCTTCATTAACCCACCCAGGCTGAATTTCGAAGATCTGCGCCGCGTCGACGGCGTTGTCTGTTTGCTGCGCGGTGGTATCGGCTATGGCCCGCACGAGCGCCGGCAGGCTTTCCTTTACAAGCAGCATTGGCGAAAAGAGAACGAGCGGCTTGGCGCGTCCACCATCTGCAGCGGGCTGCTGCGCAAGATTTTACCGAAGGGTAGGAAAGCGCGCGTCTCTACGGTCGATCAGGCGGAGACGGCTATAGATTTGCTGAGTCCGCAGATCAAAGAGCGCGTGCAGAAAATTGTCAGTGAATTAAACACCCTGACGAGTGATGTGGATAAATCTCAGGCGAGCGGTATAGATTTTCTGCAGTGATTTGCGGTTGTACAGTTGCGGACCTCACTGAGGGAACACTCGCCGGACCGCTGCCGAAAGTTCACACTTGGCGCATAGGGGAAATGCGCCTTTTTCTCTGCACAAACGAGAACCGGTTGTTCCTCATCCATTCGAGCTCTTGCTGGATTTTGGCCTAGCCCAATCTGGGAAAGTCGACGCCTGCCGAAGAGCCTAGTAGTTGACCGGGACGATTGACGGTCTGGTGGGTGGCGCTTCAGTAGCTGGATCGAACGCCAAAATGCTCATCACGATCGCGACGAGGATGCATATGAGCGCCAGAAAGGCTGTTCCCGCTGTATCCATCCTGTATCTTGGTGAGGTGAATGTGAGCAAAACGGGGCAGCCATCAGGGGAGAACCTGATCGATCCCTGTCTTGGTTAATTTTGCCTGAAGCCCAGCTAGGCCTTCTTCACCTTCTCCGCCAACGCATTCGCCTTCTCGCGCGAGCTGCCCGCTTCCCTGATGATCTTGCGAGGTTGTTCTTCTGTGAGCTTGTGCTTCCGCTTGAGGTAGCTGAGCTCGTAAGCTTGGCCCGCTGCAGCGCGCCCGCGATCGCGGCCGACGGATTTCTTGTTGTCTGGCATACGATTCCTCCCTTGGTAGCCGGAAATAAACGGCGCCCGAGCAAGGTAAGTTCCAGCTTCCGCGTCGGAGTAGAGCAGTCCGGTAGCTCGCCAGCCTCGTAAGCTGGAGGTCGCGGGTCGAATCCTGCCTCCGCAACCAATCCTCAGATTGATAAGCTCACTGGAGCGTCGAAGCAGTTATCCTCGGCGTATCGTCACCTTCACCCTGTGCGAGGAACTGCAAGAGAGCTGACAGCAGCGCTTCCGCGCGTTCACGGTCTAGCGATACCTCGATCACCTCGTCTTGCTCAGAGATGAGCTCAAGCGTCCCGATGAGTGGATCGTTCGAAACGACGTCTATGTCGTTGTCCATGAACTCCGCGGTGACTGTGGCCCGGTTGTCTTCCATCTGGACCTCCTGGGTCTAATGGCTGCCGCCAGAGTCGACCGGAGTCCTACAAGTTTGTCAACCAACGAAAGGGAAAGAGCATGACCCGGACCTTCGCCGGTCTCGCACTGATTGTGTGCACCATGTCGATGGCGCCCGTCGCGGCAGCCGTGCCCATCGACTCTGGCATCAATGCCGCGGTCCTGCATGACCATCAGTGTCCTTGCCGACATCGACAAGGCGGGGCTGACCTGCGAAACGCGGGACATGCCGGCGCCGATCGCGCTTCGAAGTAGTTTCTCCGCTGACCGCCTCGGTGTGGTCGCAATCAGCCAGACGCCCGTCGCGGTCCGCTTCATCGAACTCCGACGACGATGCTAGCTCAGTGAATGCGGTGATTGAAATCTGCCGGAAGCGCCGTCGAACCGCATCCGGGTTTGCCGATGCCTCAATTTGTGCCCTCACGCGACGCATTGTCCTTGAGCAGCGAATTTTAAGATTAGTCGTCGACGATTACGTCTGAGTTGAAAAGAGTGCTGGCGCACGCTGAAAGGAAGAATTTTTCGACTGTCACCGCAATGCCAAGTGCCTTTGAGGTGCTTGCGATCGCATTCTTAAATGCCTTCAGTGCTGCATCCCTATTGGCAAAAGCGCCAACCAGAGTGGTGTTTGGAAGGCGGTACCATTTCTTCACGGTACCCGAGTAGACCCACACTTTCCAACCAACACTGTCGGCTTGATTGAGGAACTCGGAGTGGGGGTCCTGTGTGGTTTTCTTGATGTCATAAGAGATAACGTACCAAGCCATGGTTTCCTCTCTTAGTTGCATAGCAGGAAACGATAAGTGGCTCTGAGGCGCAATACCCCGTCTGGGTTGTTCCGCTAATCCAAAGGAAGCATTATGACCGGCAAGGATGAGAAAGGCCGCGCCGACTGGGAGGCGATTGAGCGTGAATACCGCGCCGGCCAGATATCCCATCGTGCCATCGCGTCAGCCCACGGCATCACCGGAGGTGCCATCCGCAAGAAGGCAAAGTCTGAAGGCTGGCAAAGAGTGCTCGCCGACGAGGTACGGCAGGCAGTGCGCGAGAAGCTGGTACGCAGCGACGCCGATGAAGGCACGCAGGATGGTACGCACGCTCAACGCGCGTCGGATAGCGAGATCATCGAAGGGGCTGCTATTCGCGGCCTCAACGTCATCACCTCACACCGCAAGGACCTCCAGCAGCTTCACGGTTTGAAGCGGGTACTGGCAGAACGCCTTTCGACTTACCTGCAAGGCGTCGCACCGGATGGGCCTTGCGTCGGCGACCAAGGAAAGTCCGGGCGACCTGCTCGAAAAGCGACCGCGCATCACCGCACGTTTGATCCCGCTCGAAAGGCAGGCGCATAACCTCGATGCCAACCTGGACGAACCAATCGGCGGCCGGACGCTCGCCGACTTCTACGGCGAGGAAAAATAGGCCCACTCTAAACCCCGCGCTCCGTGATTTTTGGGAAGGATCTCAGTTCTGGATCATCTTCAACCCCAACTGACGACGGACCTCGTCTATCGCCGGTTCGTGACCAACACGCCGCCCGACACGATCAAGCGGCAGATCAACTACTACGAAAACCCGTTCCTCTCGTCGACCATCCTCAAGGTCATCGAGGCGAAGCGGAAAGAGGATGAGGACGAATACCGTCACATCTACCTCGGCGAGCCGTTGGAAAGATGATGACGCCGTCATTATCAAGCGGTCGTGGATCAGGGCGACGATCGATGCTCACAAGAAGCTGGGCATCCAGCCAGCAGGAGCGAAACGCATCGGCTTCGATGTCACCGACAGTGGCGACGACAAGAACGCTGCGGTGGCAACGCATGCTTCCTCGCGACCTGCGTCGACGAATGGAAGGCGAAAGAGGACGAGTTGCTCAAGTCGGCCGGTCGCGTGCACGCGTTAACATCCACCCGTCGCGCCTGGTCATCTTCAACGGCAACGCTCCGCCGGATGACGAGTTCGGCTCGACGACCTATGCCGGCTCGGGCGACAGCGTTCTGTTGTCTGTCGTCGACGCGATCAAGCAGGCCGACGCTACCGCGGCGAACATTGCTAGCCCCGTTTTCGAGGCGAAGGTCAACGTCATCCGTCTCCCAGATTTCATGCGAACCTCGGCAACGCCGAGTACCGGGCAAAGATCCTCGAGCGTTACACGCTTGCCGCCAACGCAAAGGGTTTCAACGGCGACCTCCTCCTCGACAAGGAAGAGGAATACGCGCAGAAGACAGCCAGCTTTGCCACGCTGCCCGAGGTCCTGATGTCCTTCCTTCAGATCGTCTCAGGTTGCTGCCGACATTCCGGCTACTTCTCGGCAAATCCGGCAGGCATGAACGCCATCGCGGAAAGCGACCTGCGCAACTACTACGACCGCCTGCAGGCGATGCAGACCGTCGAGATGACGGCAGCGATGATGGGCTCGGCGAGTGCATCATTCGCAGTGTCATGGGCTCGCGTGACCAGGACATCACTACGAGTGGGCGCCGCTCTGGGGCACGTCGGAGAAGGAGAAGGCAGACGTTTTCAAGACGAAGGCTGATGCAGCTCGCCATAGGGTCGGCACGACACCCGGTCAGGAGATCATCCCGCGGGATGCGGTATCGGATGCTCTGGTCAATGCGCTCGTCGAGGATGGCTCATTGCCTGGCCTCGATGCCGCGATCGAGGGATACGAGAAGATGTCAGAGCAGGAGACGTCCGAGGAGGAACTTTCGGCCACGGCGGTCGCAAGGGCCATTGAGCAGTGATGAAACTGAAAGGATGATCAGAAAGCCGAGAAGGCCACCATGAGCAGTGCGGCCCAGAGCAAGGCTGACAGTTCAGCCGCTAGCAGAAACCCAAAAGCGGTGTCGCTCATATAATCCTCCTCAGGCAACCATCATTGCCAGGCAGGAACTGTACAGGACTGCTGGAGGTTCGGCTACTATTTAAATTAGCAGAGAGTAAATTAGAAGGCCGACAGAACCCCAAAAGCCAACCATTACCAGCGCCATCGCCATCGCCAAAACGTTAGTCACAACAAAACTCCACGACCGTTACACGGGACGCAAACCCTACCGCAGCGGTGAAAGCTTGGTATCGGACTATGGTCTGATATTGGTGACTCAAGCGCCAGTCTTCGCATCACCGCCGCCATGTTTGCGTGATCACGATGCGAAACCCACGTTTGACATAGGGATCAGCCATGAAGTTCCTCGACACTGCGCGGATGGCGGGCACGCGACGGACCGCCGACGGCTACGTTGTTGCCGACGTGCGTACCGCGCGCATCGGCATCCAGCTTACGCAGGCCATGAACTCGGCAAGCCGGAAGTGCAGATCGTGAAGGTCTATCGGCCCGAGGATCAGGTCTTCGACAAGGCCAGCCTCGGCAGCTACGCGCACAAGCCGGTGACGAATGATCACCCGGACGAGGCGGTGACCCCAGATAACTGGAAAGCCGTTTCGGTCGGGCAGATCGGCGATGAGGTCGCCCGAGACGGTGAATTTGTCGGCATCCCGCCCATCGTCATGGATGCCGCCGCAATCAAGGCGATCGACGAGGGCAAGCGGGAGCTTTCCGCCGGCTACACCTGCGATCTGGCATGGGAGCCGGGCACCACGCCCGAGGGCGAGAATTACGACGCCATTCAGAAGGATATCCGGATCAACCACGTCATCAATGCCTCGTATGAGGCGGCTTTCCTCGAACTGACGAACCCGGGCAGCCTGTCGCCAGTCGTCACCGGCACGTCGACCGTGACACGTGAGAAGATAGGACAGTATTCAACCTCTACTTCAACGGATATCGAGGACATTGTCGCGCTCGCAACGCCGGTCGTGACCACGATCGAGGGGCTGCCCTGGCCAGTTCTCGTCCCGTGCTGGCCGGGCGCCACGGTGGTGCAGCCGCAGATATCGTGCCCGGATATCGATCAGAATACGCCCAGCGAGCTGAGCAACGAAACCATGCCAACAATCAGAACGACGATCTGAGCCATCTGCTTCATCGTAGAGTCAATTGGCAGTTTCTGCACGAGATAGAGCAAAACGACGACGAAAAGGACTGTGACCAGGATGCTGATTACCACGGGTATGCCCCAAGCCCTTTGAGCAAAAAGCCTTTCGGCATTGAAGGCGTAGATATGACTGAGTTCTGGAAAGGGAAGAGCGCAGGATGGCGAACCCGATCTATGCGCGCCCGCAGGCGACAGCGCAGCGCCTCAGGCCGGAACGGTTAAGCGCGAGACCCGCCGAATCCTGTCACGGGCCGCCGCTTCTCCCTATAGTGACGCATCCATTTCTCTGGGGCGCCTTCAGTTTTCGCGGCATCAAGACCGCTGATATCGCCAAGCTTTGCGTCGATCGCGCGCTTGTCCCATTTCCTTGTGCCAGGAATTGGCGGCGGCATCTTGTGAGTTGATAGCCAACAAGAAAAGGTGCTTTCCGCAATGCCGAGGTAGGCTGCCGACTCCTTGCGGCCGATCAGGCGGGGGGCAGTATCAGTCATTGGCGTCCGTTCATCTCCCACCGTCGATATACAAGTCGGGGTCCGAGGACCATCGGCGGTGCATGTTCTACACCTATGGCGAGCGCGAGCGGCGGACGGTCGCGAACAATTAGGCGGCGGCAGTACTGGTCGGCCGCCAATTGGGCAAGACCGGCAAGCAGACAGCCGTGCTCATTTTCGCTGCCGCGCTACGCAATCCAAGGTCTTCCGCTCGAACTACAGTCGCCGACCCTTACCCAACAAAAAAGGCCGGGCTAACCCGACCTTCTCGGCGTCACCTCATGCCGCTGCCAGTACATCCGTGGTCAACGGCACGAGGGACGTTCTGATCCTAATGTAAGCGCTGATTGTGACAGTGGCAAGACATATTTCTTTTTATTATCAATGCATTGGCGGATCACGCGCACTAAGGCCACTTGCCACGTTCCTAGGTCTACCAGCTCAGGGCTATCGAGTCGGTGATAGAGACCAGAACGGACCTTCCGCTACCAAATAGCGTGTTGGATATTTTATGCGGCGCTCCCGGGGACCGTCCTTGGTGTGGCAGGGTGTGGCAGCCGCCTTTGATTTTCAAAGAGAATTATTTCGCTATAGTGTGGCAATTCCATTCGGCAAGTCGTTGAAACTGAACGCTTTCGACCTTCCGGCACGAAGTTGTTCGCGGATATTGAGCGCGTCGGCGAGGGTTCGCAGATAGTCGATACGTTCACCGGCCGGTTCGGCCCCCGTCGCCAGAAGCAGTCTGTCATAAGGAAGCCCCCAACCCGTCGGCCAGCGTGACCTTCCGCGCGGAACAGTCGATCGCCGTCGCGCCAATAGCAGTTCGAACGGTAATGCCGCGGTAAGCGAACGCGCCGACTGGGCTGACCAATCGCGGTTCCTGAACCTGATCGGCGGTAAGCATGTCCTTCGACAGCGGCGACCGTTCGCAAGGATGATGGGTTCCTCGCCGATCAACGTCACCGGTCCCCGATATCCGGTGTCGCACAAGGCGAGCGCCGCCAGCCCGTCGCACTCGCATGCCGCTATGACCACCATTCCCCTGGTCATGGTTTCCTCAATTGCATGATCATCTCAGCGTGTGGTCCCGCCTGTGCGGGCGCCAGCCGCGGCGTGATGAATCGATCAGCCGATTTTGATCAGAACTTTGCCGTCGACGACCTTCACCGGAAAGGTTTTGAGGTTGACGCACACGGGCGCGCCCTTCGCCTCGCCGGTCCGATAGTTGAACCTGCCATTGTGCTTCGGGCACTCGATGATGTCGCCCATGACGAGACCATCGGCGAGATGCGCACGCTCATGGGTGCAGAAGCCGTCTGTCGCGAAAAACGCGTCGTCCGGGCTGCGATAGATTGCGAAGGATTGCTCTCCATGGTCAAACCGCAGCACGTCCTCCTCCTCGATATCGTCGGCCGCGCATGCTTCTATCCAGCCGTTGCTCACAGAAAATTTCTCTCTCACCTTCGATTCTTTCCGATTTGGTGAGGCGGACAACGCCGCTGCTTTGACGCCGCCCGCCGCACTCCGCAGGAACGTTATTCCGCTGGTGCCGCAATTTCGCTCGCGTGGAGCTCGGGCCGAAATGCTTTTGCCGAGGCCGGCAGTTCGCGTTTTACATAGTACTCCGGGTCTTTGATCTGCCGCAGCAGCGCCGGGATGATCTCGCGATAGGCCTCGATGGTGCTGGCGTAGGGCTTCGGCATGTCAGCCTTCATCACCTCATGAAGCTCGGGCAGACGATGGTACGGCACCATAGGGAACATGTGATGCTCGACGTGGTAGTTCATATTCCAGTACAGGAACCGGAAGATCGGATTCATATAGACGGTGCGCGAATTGAGCCGGTGGTCGAGTACGTTTTCGGCGAGCCCGGCGTGCTGCGTCAAGCCGAAGAAAATAGTCATCCAGCCCCCATACATGGTCGGCAACACGCCCACATAAATGAGCGGTAGCCATGAGCCGAGCAACAATGCCAAGGCAATCACCGACAGGTGAATGGCGAGCCAGATGCGAGCGACCAGGAACACTTTCCCCCATTCCAATTCCGGCACGAAGGTCCGCTCCTCCACATCGAGGCGGCCGGCGGCATGAAGGATCATTTGCCTCACCGTACTCCACGTGTTCGAGACCGCAAAGATGTTGCTGAGGATGCGCAGCACCGCGGGCGGGCGCATCGCCGCGATCTCGGGATCGCGGCCGACGATGAGCGTGTCGGTGTGGTGCCGCGTGTGGCTCCACCGCCAGATCGTCGGCTCGCGCATGATCATGAAGCAGGCAAGGTGATAGACGGCGTCATTCAGCGATCGCGTCCTGAACGCGGTGCCGTGGCCGCACTCATGCCAGCGTGAATCGGTCGATGAGCCGTAGAGCACGCCGTAGCAGATGAAGAACGGCACCGCCCACCAACTGCCCCAGAAGACGTAGCCACCGACACCGAAGACGACAAACGAGAGAAGCCAGATGATCGTGTCGCGGATCGGCGGGCCGTCAGAGCGCTGCATCAGCTCCTTCATGCGCTTTCGCGGGATGTCGGTCTTGTACCATTCCGCGGACGCAAGCCCACTCGCCAACGCAGCTTCCGCATCGAGGCCGATCAGGCTGTAGTCGCGTCGTGTTGGGGCCGTGACCATTCCTCTGTCCCTGCTTTGTTACGATCAGTCTTGCTACGCTGCCCTTTCGCAAGGTTGACATTATGGCCGACCGGCTGCCGTTCAAGAAGCGCCTCCATCAAATCCAATCACTCGTTCGCCTGGAATAATGTAACTTTGGACATCATGTCCGCACAGCGGCGGCAGGTATTTCAACCTGCGGGCCAAGCGGACGCAGCATCTGCGGTAGTAACCAAAAATGCTGGTATATCGACCGCCTCTTTCTTTGGCTTGCCGGCCCACACGAAGGCAAGCACGGCGCCCCTCGCACCGGCAAATCCAACCGCTGAACCATCGGCCCGAAAGCTTAGGCAGCACGACGCCTGGACGGTACAGAGAGACTGGCAGTCTCTCTGTCGCCGGGAGTTGACCCGGTGCTGCGGGTCATCCGGCAGTGGTCCCTTGAAACATAAACCCGGTCACCTGCCCGATCGGTCCAGAGGACAGGGCTTCCCGGATATCGGACAGATGCGGACCTTTGGCTCTGAGGGTTCGTGCTCGGCCAAGGGGGTTTGAAGATCGTTCCCGGAAAGTTCCGACAAGGACGACACAATTACTGCACCGGAATGTTCTCCTTGAGTATCAGGCGGGGTTCGATGAACTTTTTCGTGAGGTAAGGCGCGGACGAAGCGATCGAACCGAGCAGACGAATGACCGACTGCTCGGCAA is a window of Sinorhizobium numidicum DNA encoding:
- a CDS encoding complex I NDUFA9 subunit family protein, encoding MTNQSGRTDFADENIVTVFGGTGFLGRRIVSGLLDKAGDVRAVSRHPHKNKLDNASGERPTQRIAADILDPSSIAAAVGGSRAVVNAVSLYVERGEQTFERVHVEAAADLATASRDAGVERFIQISGIGSDPKSRSNYIRARGRGEEVVKAAFPGAVIVRPAVMAGPDDAFITTIARLVRLLPIYPLFGNGGTRLQPVYVEDVAEAVSRLASGQNSTDASIFECAGPRIYSYRELVREIATQLKVRIRLVPMPFAAWSILATAAEFLPAVSLTRNQVDLMRRDNVAANDLPGLEELGIQSRSIEEVVRMIERET
- a CDS encoding DUF3606 domain-containing protein; the protein is MPDNKKSVGRDRGRAAAGQAYELSYLKRKHKLTEEQPRKIIREAGSSREKANALAEKVKKA
- a CDS encoding phage terminase large subunit; this translates as MGRISVLDHLQPQLTTDLVYRRFVTNTPPDTIKRQINYYENPFLSSTILKVIEAKRKEDEDEYRHIYLGEPLER
- a CDS encoding Thivi_2564 family membrane protein; this encodes MPVVISILVTVLFVVVLLYLVQKLPIDSTMKQMAQIVVLIVGMVSLLSSLGVF
- a CDS encoding MocE family 2Fe-2S type ferredoxin; amino-acid sequence: MREKFSVSNGWIEACAADDIEEEDVLRFDHGEQSFAIYRSPDDAFFATDGFCTHERAHLADGLVMGDIIECPKHNGRFNYRTGEAKGAPVCVNLKTFPVKVVDGKVLIKIG
- a CDS encoding fatty acid desaturase family protein, producing MVTAPTRRDYSLIGLDAEAALASGLASAEWYKTDIPRKRMKELMQRSDGPPIRDTIIWLLSFVVFGVGGYVFWGSWWAVPFFICYGVLYGSSTDSRWHECGHGTAFRTRSLNDAVYHLACFMIMREPTIWRWSHTRHHTDTLIVGRDPEIAAMRPPAVLRILSNIFAVSNTWSTVRQMILHAAGRLDVEERTFVPELEWGKVFLVARIWLAIHLSVIALALLLGSWLPLIYVGVLPTMYGGWMTIFFGLTQHAGLAENVLDHRLNSRTVYMNPIFRFLYWNMNYHVEHHMFPMVPYHRLPELHEVMKADMPKPYASTIEAYREIIPALLRQIKDPEYYVKRELPASAKAFRPELHASEIAAPAE